A stretch of Alkalicella caledoniensis DNA encodes these proteins:
- a CDS encoding putative polysaccharide biosynthesis protein: MSKQDNSFIKGAIILAAAGIFVRIMGAVYRIPLYSILGDTGMGYFQMAYPIYSSLLAISTAGIPVAISKMVAERMANNNVKGAYQVLKIALTLMLITGLTFSLVLYFGAEYWANLMGQPPAMYSLRAISPGIFLVVIMAAFRGFFQGNQTMLPTAISQILEQIIRVATIFYLSWILLPKGVEFAAAGATFGVVTGSLAGVCALLIFFMFYKKDKHDFVLNSELIQQSNKKVLKQMVLLALPITIASLVLPLIQMVDLLIVPLRLNVAGFSQQEAAALYGNLSGAAMPLVNVPTLFTLALAQSLIPSISSANALKNYSGIKSKANLAIKLTLLIGLPSTIGMFVLAEPISIMLYDNIAVAAPLAVACFAVVFLTLHQTTSALLQGLGRTVVPVTNLFIGVIFKMGINYFLTAIPALNIRGPALGTVISYFVSSGLNLYIILKVIGMPFSIKEFVFKPLFTAGSMGAVVYLSYPFLFNVLDGLGMLRERIVISLSVLASVGIGVVVYGILLLVSGTISKEELTNIPKIGNKLVGMLTKLKIYR; the protein is encoded by the coding sequence TTGAGTAAACAAGACAACTCTTTTATCAAAGGTGCAATTATACTTGCAGCGGCCGGCATATTCGTTAGAATAATGGGTGCTGTATACAGAATTCCTCTGTATTCCATCTTAGGAGATACAGGAATGGGATATTTCCAAATGGCGTACCCTATATACTCGTCACTATTAGCAATCTCCACAGCTGGAATCCCAGTAGCCATATCTAAAATGGTGGCTGAAAGGATGGCTAATAATAATGTAAAAGGGGCATATCAAGTACTGAAAATAGCACTGACACTCATGCTCATAACTGGGCTGACATTCAGTTTAGTTCTTTACTTTGGAGCAGAGTATTGGGCTAACCTAATGGGGCAACCTCCTGCCATGTATTCACTAAGAGCTATTTCCCCAGGGATATTCTTAGTTGTTATCATGGCAGCTTTTAGAGGCTTTTTTCAGGGGAACCAAACTATGTTACCCACAGCAATTTCACAAATACTTGAACAGATAATAAGGGTCGCTACAATATTTTACTTATCTTGGATACTCTTACCTAAAGGGGTAGAATTTGCGGCAGCTGGGGCAACATTTGGTGTAGTTACCGGTTCTTTAGCTGGGGTTTGCGCCCTACTGATATTTTTTATGTTTTATAAGAAGGATAAGCATGACTTTGTATTAAACAGCGAACTAATCCAACAGTCAAACAAAAAAGTACTAAAACAAATGGTCTTATTAGCCCTTCCTATAACCATAGCTAGTCTAGTGCTACCCCTTATTCAGATGGTGGATTTATTGATAGTACCACTAAGGCTAAATGTAGCAGGATTTAGCCAACAAGAAGCTGCAGCCCTTTATGGAAACTTATCAGGAGCAGCTATGCCCCTTGTCAATGTACCAACTTTGTTTACCTTAGCATTAGCTCAGAGCCTAATTCCATCAATCTCCTCGGCTAATGCTTTGAAGAATTACTCTGGTATTAAATCAAAAGCTAACCTTGCTATAAAGCTGACTCTTTTAATAGGTCTACCATCTACAATAGGAATGTTTGTACTGGCTGAACCAATAAGTATTATGCTCTACGATAATATTGCAGTTGCTGCACCCTTGGCAGTAGCATGCTTTGCAGTTGTTTTTTTGACCTTGCACCAGACAACATCCGCCCTTTTACAAGGGTTAGGGAGAACGGTAGTTCCTGTTACCAATCTTTTTATAGGGGTCATTTTTAAGATGGGAATCAACTACTTCTTGACAGCCATACCTGCACTCAACATTAGGGGGCCCGCATTAGGTACGGTCATAAGTTATTTTGTAAGTTCAGGGCTAAATTTATATATAATACTAAAGGTTATAGGAATGCCCTTTAGCATAAAGGAATTTGTTTTTAAACCGCTATTTACTGCAGGTTCCATGGGAGCCGTAGTTTATTTATCATATCCTTTTCTTTTTAACGTTTTAGACGGACTAGGAATGCTCAGAGAACGAATTGTAATATCTTTATCAGTTTTAGCTTCTGTAGGTATTGGCGTGGTAGTATACGGAATATTACTACTTGTATCAGGTACAATTAGTAAAGAGGAATTAACGAATATACCCAAAATAGGGAATAAATTAGTAGGAATGCTGACTAAACTAAAAATATATAGGTAG
- the spoVT gene encoding stage V sporulation protein T, whose translation MKATGIVRRIDDLGRVVIPKEIRRTLKIREGDPLEIFVDRDGEVILKKYSPIGELGDFAKEYAESLHDSLGHICAIADRDMIIAVSGGAKKEYLNKTIGNAVERAMEERRTVKGDQDKDLAILQDEDNNYTAKVVAPIIANGDPIGGVIVCSKESGATFNDVEIKMAEAAASFLAKQMAQ comes from the coding sequence ATGAAAGCAACAGGAATAGTCAGAAGAATTGATGATCTTGGAAGAGTAGTTATACCTAAAGAAATTCGTAGAACATTGAAAATTAGAGAAGGTGACCCTTTAGAAATATTTGTTGATAGAGATGGTGAAGTTATACTTAAAAAATATTCCCCCATTGGGGAGTTGGGGGACTTCGCCAAAGAATATGCTGAGAGTTTACATGATTCACTAGGTCACATTTGTGCCATAGCAGACAGGGATATGATTATAGCAGTCTCAGGTGGTGCTAAGAAAGAGTATTTGAATAAAACTATAGGTAACGCCGTTGAGAGAGCTATGGAAGAAAGAAGAACTGTAAAAGGTGATCAGGATAAAGACTTAGCAATATTACAAGATGAGGATAATAACTATACGGCTAAAGTAGTAGCTCCAATAATTGCAAATGGTGACCCCATTGGAGGAGTTATTGTATGTAGTAAGGAATCTGGGGCTACCTTTAATGATGTGGAAATTAAAATGGCAGAAGCAGCAGCTAGTTTTTTAGCTAAACAGATGGCTCAATGA
- a CDS encoding peptidylprolyl isomerase: MKKKGSGEVAKRIIAITILSVMLVAVLSGCFQSNDKGNGIVAVIDGREITQEEFNKYLYASDSLYSNDTDFTAEQMNQFLEYFINEELFYTEALKQGIEVNQELIDEQFDEYKKTVLELHFDNNQSTFNSRMRNLGLDEEYLKEQIIVRNVVITEFIEKLREEVQPVSSSDVQSFYDENVDEIFTHDEMRTIRHILVKSEDVAKALLKRLQAGEDFAELAVAYSTDAGTAANGGILDPAEEKNYVEPFGEVAFSLEIGELSDVVQTQHGFHILEVLEIEPAGVRELDGELAEQIFGYLNNQNKENVVVNLLNDLREKANVEKKLG, translated from the coding sequence ATAAAAAAGAAGGGAAGTGGGGAAGTGGCAAAAAGAATAATTGCTATAACAATATTGTCAGTAATGCTTGTTGCCGTTTTATCAGGCTGTTTCCAAAGTAATGATAAAGGTAATGGAATAGTTGCAGTTATTGATGGTCGCGAAATAACACAAGAAGAATTTAACAAATATTTGTATGCAAGTGATTCACTATACAGTAATGACACAGATTTCACAGCTGAACAAATGAACCAGTTTTTGGAGTACTTCATAAACGAAGAACTATTTTATACTGAAGCCTTAAAGCAAGGTATTGAGGTTAACCAAGAACTTATTGATGAACAATTTGATGAGTATAAAAAGACTGTACTAGAACTACATTTTGACAATAATCAATCTACTTTTAACAGTAGAATGAGAAATTTAGGTTTAGATGAAGAGTATCTAAAGGAACAGATAATTGTAAGAAACGTTGTAATTACTGAGTTTATTGAAAAGTTAAGAGAAGAAGTACAACCGGTATCGTCAAGTGATGTTCAGTCTTTTTATGACGAGAACGTAGATGAAATTTTTACACATGATGAGATGAGAACAATTCGCCATATTTTAGTAAAATCTGAGGATGTAGCTAAAGCACTATTAAAACGTCTACAAGCTGGGGAAGATTTCGCTGAATTGGCAGTAGCGTACTCAACAGACGCAGGGACCGCTGCAAATGGTGGTATACTTGACCCTGCTGAAGAAAAGAACTATGTTGAACCCTTCGGAGAGGTGGCATTTAGCCTTGAGATAGGTGAATTAAGTGATGTTGTGCAAACACAGCATGGATTTCATATTTTGGAAGTTTTGGAAATAGAGCCTGCTGGTGTTAGGGAGCTAGATGGTGAGCTAGCAGAGCAAATTTTTGGGTATTTAAATAACCAAAATAAGGAAAATGTAGTGGTAAATTTATTAAATGATCTCCGTGAAAAGGCCAATGTTGAGAAAAAACTAGGCTAA
- the mfd gene encoding transcription-repair coupling factor produces MNLEKIKETVEFQEIVRNMDLGRKQLIYGLSGGQKGFLLSSLVKETGKDLIIITNSQSNSEKIFREMNTYLGEDNVYHFPANPLMPGEVDFRSKDIEIERISTLHAKSTGKARVVVAQITSCLEILPHWEAINKAKIILKVDEDLSFPILEKKLIQLGYVRCGIVEKQGDFSIRGSVIDIFPSIGKKPIRLEFFGDTLESIRYFDVRTQRSSMENIKEFDLFTNTLNVLENHKKEALLLKLNNFLNQAKDSKIKQKLRQDIEKIENDIIFDELTQYNHEIYNGGQSLIDIFSDHIIVMDETPFIKKDLETWLKDYSERLKQLIEKGEVFPKIPLYYQPEEIVTKVNKSNAMHFCLLLRTLGNFKVDNTVSLPFRQAPVFAGNVELFFEEIKRLVKERFHIAIYYTKKEVMQGLKNLFVEKKLEIESKDGPLIEFKEGFLEEGFIFDRAKIACFVERQIYKGTKGRKGKSLNQGVSITDISHLDIGDYIVHINHGIGVFKGINTLEVAGGKKDYIYVQYAGNDKLYIPTDQVEVLQKFVGGEGKEPKIYSLSGNDWAKTTKKARQSIREMAQSLVYLYAKRQSSQGYQFDHDTTWQNQFEDNFPYTETVDQLKAIKEVKIDMEQPKPMDRLICGDVGYGKTEVAMRAAMKCVLDGKQVAVLVPTTILAQQHFKNFKERFQDFPVNIEVFSRFRSKKETDEGLVNLMTGVVDIAIGTHKLLQKNVKFKDLGLIIVDEEQRFGVAHKERLKELKMNVDVLTMTATPIPRTLHMSMLGIRDLSVIETPPEDRFPVQTYVLEYNEDVIATAIKREIERGGQVYFVYNRVQSIDAMAAKIQKMVPDCKIAIGHGQMAETQLEKTMLGFLDGEYDVLLSTTIIETGLDIPNVNTLIIYDADKFGLSQLYQLRGRVGRSNRVAYSYLTYHKDKVLTEVAQKRLQAIKEFTDLGSGFKIAMRDLEIRGAGNILGLEQHGFIASIGFDLYCQLLEEAIAELKGKKPKQRPLELNIEFPIDAYIPEKLMNRSLKMSFYRRISMANNLENISEIEEEMYDRFGKLPEQVANLIDMARLKIYGQKIKIKSISAKGLGYLQKPGENNYSVEIKFYPNTSLTGKELLEIYDKNKNLDFAMKNESLVIKLKKVEVNSLLPETEKLLHQLIAKAN; encoded by the coding sequence ATGAACTTAGAAAAGATCAAAGAAACCGTAGAATTTCAAGAAATCGTAAGGAACATGGATTTGGGGAGAAAACAGTTGATTTACGGTCTGTCTGGAGGACAAAAGGGTTTTTTACTGTCTAGCCTAGTGAAAGAAACTGGTAAAGACCTAATAATAATAACTAATAGTCAGAGTAACTCTGAGAAAATTTTCCGGGAAATGAATACGTATTTAGGTGAAGACAATGTCTATCATTTTCCTGCTAATCCTTTGATGCCAGGGGAAGTTGACTTTAGGAGCAAGGACATAGAAATTGAAAGAATATCCACCCTACATGCAAAATCTACTGGAAAAGCCAGAGTAGTAGTAGCTCAGATAACCAGTTGTCTTGAAATTTTACCCCATTGGGAGGCAATCAACAAAGCAAAGATTATTCTAAAAGTGGACGAGGACCTCTCCTTTCCTATATTAGAGAAAAAACTAATACAGCTGGGATATGTTAGATGTGGAATAGTAGAAAAACAAGGAGATTTCAGTATAAGGGGTTCAGTAATTGATATTTTTCCATCTATAGGCAAAAAGCCAATACGACTAGAGTTTTTTGGTGACACATTAGAATCCATACGTTATTTTGATGTTAGAACTCAAAGGTCATCCATGGAGAACATAAAGGAATTTGACCTTTTTACAAACACCTTAAATGTTTTAGAAAACCATAAGAAAGAAGCTTTATTACTAAAACTTAATAACTTTTTAAACCAAGCAAAGGACTCTAAAATTAAGCAAAAGCTAAGGCAAGATATAGAAAAAATAGAAAATGATATTATATTTGATGAGTTAACTCAGTATAATCATGAAATTTACAATGGTGGACAAAGCTTAATTGACATATTTAGTGATCATATAATAGTAATGGATGAAACGCCTTTTATTAAAAAAGATTTAGAGACCTGGTTAAAAGATTACAGTGAGAGATTAAAACAATTAATAGAAAAGGGTGAAGTCTTCCCTAAAATCCCACTATATTATCAGCCAGAAGAAATAGTGACAAAAGTTAACAAATCAAACGCCATGCACTTTTGCTTGCTTTTAAGAACCTTAGGAAATTTTAAAGTTGATAATACAGTATCTTTACCCTTTAGGCAAGCTCCCGTATTTGCTGGTAATGTGGAGTTATTTTTCGAAGAAATAAAAAGATTGGTTAAAGAGAGATTTCACATTGCCATCTACTATACAAAAAAAGAAGTAATGCAAGGACTTAAAAACTTGTTTGTAGAGAAAAAACTAGAAATAGAGTCCAAAGATGGTCCACTAATTGAATTTAAGGAAGGGTTTCTTGAAGAAGGATTTATATTTGACAGAGCTAAGATAGCCTGCTTTGTTGAAAGACAGATTTATAAGGGCACAAAAGGCAGAAAAGGTAAATCATTAAATCAAGGAGTAAGTATTACAGATATTTCTCACTTAGACATAGGTGATTATATAGTTCACATCAATCATGGTATTGGTGTTTTTAAGGGGATTAACACCTTAGAAGTTGCCGGAGGGAAAAAGGACTACATATACGTTCAGTATGCTGGTAACGACAAATTATATATACCAACTGATCAGGTAGAAGTACTACAAAAATTTGTTGGAGGGGAAGGCAAGGAACCAAAGATATACAGCCTTAGTGGCAATGACTGGGCAAAAACAACAAAAAAAGCTAGACAATCTATCCGGGAGATGGCCCAAAGTCTAGTATACTTGTATGCAAAGAGGCAAAGTAGCCAAGGATATCAGTTTGACCATGACACAACATGGCAGAACCAGTTTGAAGATAACTTTCCATATACGGAAACAGTAGATCAGTTAAAGGCTATAAAAGAAGTTAAAATAGATATGGAGCAACCAAAACCCATGGATCGACTGATATGTGGGGATGTTGGGTATGGGAAGACAGAAGTAGCTATGAGGGCTGCCATGAAATGTGTACTAGATGGAAAACAAGTAGCTGTTTTAGTTCCCACCACAATATTAGCTCAGCAACACTTTAAGAACTTTAAAGAGAGGTTTCAAGACTTTCCAGTAAATATTGAAGTTTTTAGCCGGTTTAGGTCTAAGAAAGAGACAGATGAAGGGCTAGTTAATCTAATGACAGGAGTTGTCGATATAGCCATAGGAACACATAAACTTCTACAAAAGAATGTAAAATTTAAGGATTTAGGCTTAATAATAGTAGATGAAGAACAACGCTTTGGTGTTGCACATAAAGAGAGATTAAAGGAACTTAAGATGAATGTAGATGTATTAACCATGACGGCAACTCCAATACCTAGGACGTTACACATGTCAATGCTTGGTATAAGGGATTTAAGTGTTATCGAAACTCCCCCCGAGGACAGGTTCCCAGTACAAACCTATGTGTTGGAATACAATGAAGATGTAATAGCAACAGCTATCAAAAGAGAAATTGAAAGGGGTGGACAGGTCTATTTTGTATACAATAGAGTACAATCCATAGATGCCATGGCTGCAAAAATACAAAAGATGGTTCCTGATTGTAAAATAGCAATTGGGCACGGCCAGATGGCAGAAACTCAGCTAGAAAAAACAATGCTAGGCTTTTTAGACGGTGAGTATGATGTGTTACTAAGTACAACAATAATAGAAACAGGGCTAGATATACCCAATGTAAATACATTGATAATTTATGATGCAGACAAATTTGGTCTTTCGCAATTATATCAACTAAGGGGTAGAGTTGGCAGGAGTAACAGAGTAGCATATTCATACTTGACATATCATAAAGACAAAGTGCTGACAGAAGTGGCCCAAAAAAGACTACAAGCCATTAAAGAATTTACAGATCTAGGTTCAGGATTCAAAATAGCAATGAGAGACTTAGAGATACGTGGTGCAGGAAATATATTAGGACTAGAACAACACGGATTTATAGCTAGTATAGGCTTTGATCTTTACTGTCAGTTGCTAGAAGAAGCTATAGCAGAGCTTAAGGGTAAAAAACCTAAACAGAGACCTTTAGAGCTAAATATAGAGTTTCCTATTGATGCATATATACCTGAAAAACTTATGAATAGGTCGTTAAAGATGTCATTTTATAGAAGGATTTCTATGGCAAATAACTTGGAGAACATCTCAGAAATCGAAGAAGAAATGTATGATAGATTCGGGAAGTTGCCAGAACAAGTGGCTAATCTTATTGATATGGCAAGACTAAAAATATATGGACAAAAGATTAAGATTAAATCAATCAGTGCTAAGGGGCTAGGATATCTTCAAAAACCCGGCGAGAATAATTATAGTGTCGAAATTAAATTTTATCCTAATACAAGCTTAACAGGTAAAGAACTCCTTGAAATATACGATAAAAACAAGAATTTAGACTTTGCCATGAAAAATGAATCACTTGTGATTAAGCTGAAAAAGGTAGAAGTGAATTCCTTGTTGCCAGAGACAGAAAAGTTATTGCATCAATTAATTGCCAAAGCAAATTAA
- a CDS encoding CBS domain-containing protein codes for MLVREIMTGNVHSINNKGTLKDVAYLLAVYGVGGLPVVDDKGKILGLITEKEIYRPKEQVEMDNDLLLGSLLNLRNPQRFISELADSADLPVTAAMIKDPIVIHEEKSIKEAMQILYENRIGRLPVVDENNKLVGIITKGDITRALEK; via the coding sequence GTGCTAGTTAGAGAGATAATGACTGGAAATGTGCACTCTATAAACAATAAAGGCACTTTAAAAGATGTAGCCTACCTCCTAGCTGTTTATGGAGTGGGAGGCTTACCTGTTGTTGATGACAAGGGGAAAATACTAGGTTTAATAACTGAAAAAGAAATATATAGGCCTAAAGAACAAGTGGAAATGGATAATGACCTGTTGTTAGGTAGCCTTTTAAACTTAAGGAATCCACAAAGATTTATTTCTGAGCTGGCAGATAGCGCAGACTTGCCTGTAACGGCAGCCATGATTAAAGACCCTATAGTGATACATGAAGAAAAATCTATAAAAGAAGCAATGCAAATACTATACGAAAATAGAATAGGTAGGCTACCGGTGGTAGATGAAAATAATAAATTGGTAGGAATAATTACAAAAGGCGATATAACAAGGGCCCTAGAGAAATAG
- the pth gene encoding aminoacyl-tRNA hydrolase: MKLIVGLGNPGEKYENNRHNIGFMVLDKLARKLDINFNKQVKFNGEVSETKIHNEKVILLKPHTYMNLSGNSVKAIIDYFKMDKDDILVVYDDMDIETGKFKIRIKGSSGGQKGIGSIIEKLGSENIPRLKMGISRPEFHQVTDYVLGDFPKEDISMVNECIDLAVEAILLFVETGDIDLVMNRFNKK; encoded by the coding sequence ATGAAACTTATAGTGGGTCTAGGAAACCCTGGGGAAAAATATGAAAATAATAGGCATAATATAGGCTTTATGGTATTAGATAAACTAGCGAGAAAGCTAGATATAAATTTCAATAAACAAGTTAAATTTAATGGGGAAGTAAGCGAAACAAAAATCCATAATGAGAAAGTTATTTTATTAAAGCCACACACCTACATGAATTTAAGTGGTAACTCAGTCAAAGCCATAATAGATTATTTTAAGATGGACAAGGATGATATTCTAGTTGTATATGATGATATGGATATTGAGACTGGTAAATTTAAAATTAGAATAAAGGGTAGCTCTGGAGGACAAAAGGGTATAGGATCTATAATAGAGAAGCTAGGAAGTGAGAATATACCAAGACTAAAGATGGGCATCTCTCGTCCAGAATTTCATCAAGTTACTGATTATGTACTTGGGGATTTCCCAAAAGAGGATATATCTATGGTAAATGAATGTATTGATTTAGCAGTAGAAGCCATACTTCTTTTCGTAGAAACAGGAGATATAGACTTAGTAATGAATAGATTTAACAAAAAATAA
- a CDS encoding 50S ribosomal protein L25, which yields MSLILKGQSRETTSNGVNTQLRKDGYIPAIIYGKGIQNIAISVYSKDLIYVMNNGLNSTLIDLEVDSQKHSVIVKEIQTNKITGKTVHVDFQKVFSDQPIFKEVPIHLVGEQAAKKAGIIQFQKREIEVRGLPHEIPHHIDLDIGALTAGTTVSVGEVPVSSNLEIYSPKEEVVLSLMSVSYAEEVDETAETPVAEIS from the coding sequence GTGTCTCTTATTTTGAAAGGGCAGAGTCGGGAAACCACTTCTAATGGGGTAAATACTCAGCTCCGTAAAGATGGTTATATCCCAGCAATTATCTACGGAAAGGGAATCCAAAATATTGCAATTTCGGTATATTCCAAAGACCTAATTTATGTAATGAATAATGGATTAAACAGTACCCTTATTGATTTGGAAGTGGACTCCCAGAAGCATTCTGTAATTGTAAAAGAAATCCAAACAAATAAAATTACAGGGAAAACAGTTCATGTGGATTTTCAAAAAGTATTTTCAGATCAACCAATTTTTAAGGAAGTCCCAATTCACCTAGTTGGGGAGCAAGCGGCTAAAAAAGCTGGTATAATACAATTCCAAAAAAGGGAAATAGAAGTCAGGGGCTTACCCCATGAAATTCCCCACCATATCGATTTAGATATAGGGGCACTTACTGCGGGAACAACAGTTTCTGTAGGAGAAGTACCAGTATCATCAAATTTAGAAATTTATTCACCGAAAGAGGAAGTTGTTTTATCACTTATGTCTGTATCATATGCGGAGGAAGTTGATGAAACAGCAGAAACACCAGTTGCAGAAATAAGTTAG
- a CDS encoding ribose-phosphate pyrophosphokinase: MPYLDKKLKIFSCSANQDLAKAITEKIGCPLGDGEVVRFSDGETTVKIEESVRGADVFVIQSTSAPANENLMELLIMIDALKRASARRITAVIPYYGYARQERKARSRDPITAKLVANLITTAGADRVLTLDLHAPATQGFFDIPVDHLTAIPLLAKYYKNRDLENTVVVSPDMGGVTRARDLAEKLRVPLAIMDKRRPKPNVAEILNIIGDINGKDIIMVDDIIDTAGTISLGAAALLDRGAKTVSACCTHPVFSGAAIERLENSPLQKIVVTDSISLSSENMIEKVEQITLADLFADAIIRIHEDLSISNLFY, encoded by the coding sequence ATGCCTTATTTAGACAAGAAACTAAAAATCTTCTCATGCTCTGCAAATCAAGACCTAGCAAAAGCTATCACAGAGAAAATAGGATGCCCCTTAGGGGATGGTGAGGTTGTTAGATTCAGCGATGGTGAAACAACTGTAAAAATTGAAGAAAGTGTAAGGGGTGCTGATGTTTTTGTAATTCAGTCCACCAGTGCACCAGCAAACGAGAACCTTATGGAGCTTTTAATAATGATTGATGCATTAAAGAGGGCATCGGCCAGAAGAATTACTGCTGTAATTCCCTATTATGGCTATGCACGTCAGGAGAGAAAAGCTAGATCAAGGGATCCTATTACAGCTAAGTTAGTGGCTAACCTTATAACAACAGCAGGTGCCGACAGAGTTTTAACACTGGATCTGCATGCACCTGCAACTCAAGGATTCTTTGATATACCTGTGGACCATTTAACTGCCATACCCCTTTTAGCTAAATACTATAAGAACAGGGATCTAGAGAATACAGTAGTTGTATCCCCGGATATGGGAGGGGTAACAAGGGCTAGGGACTTAGCTGAAAAGTTAAGGGTTCCATTGGCAATAATGGATAAAAGAAGACCAAAACCAAATGTTGCTGAAATATTAAACATTATTGGTGACATCAACGGCAAAGACATTATTATGGTTGATGATATTATTGATACAGCTGGAACTATCTCTTTAGGTGCCGCAGCACTTTTAGATAGGGGAGCAAAAACTGTTTCTGCGTGCTGTACTCACCCAGTTTTTTCAGGTGCTGCAATAGAAAGACTTGAAAACTCCCCGCTACAAAAAATTGTAGTAACTGATTCCATATCATTATCTTCAGAAAACATGATAGAAAAAGTTGAGCAAATAACCCTAGCAGATCTTTTTGCTGACGCCATCATCAGAATACATGAGGATTTGTCAATTAGCAATTTATTTTACTAA
- the glmU gene encoding bifunctional UDP-N-acetylglucosamine diphosphorylase/glucosamine-1-phosphate N-acetyltransferase GlmU, with translation MKKLSAIILAAGKGTRMKSNTIKVLHKLLDKPMLEYIYDALEPLSVEKIVTIVGHQKDKVLELYKNESLFAEQKEQLGTGHAVLQAQEFFNGDEDEDVLILCGDTPLLSHVTLKKLVDYHREGLYAGTVLTAYQEDPRGYGRIIRNKANEVELIVEEKDATADQKGIKEVNTGIFVFNSKLLFELLPKVKNDNAQGEYYLPDVLKLIVKNGLKLGAQTMDEPNEMAGINDRIRLYEAQRILQQRVNESWMLEGVTIIDPLNTYISTKASIGPDTVIYPMTFIEGNTSIGQGCIIGPNTKIVNSHILNNSEVTQSTVLDSQVGENCSVGPYSYLRPNTKVGNSVRVGNFVELKNTSMADNSKAAHLAYLGDAQVGENVNIGCGTITVNYDGKNKFKTIIESDVFVGSNSNLVAPVTLKKGSFIAAGSTITDDTPENSLAIARCRQTVKENWNK, from the coding sequence GTGAAAAAGTTAAGTGCTATAATATTAGCTGCGGGTAAAGGTACTCGCATGAAAAGCAATACCATAAAAGTGCTACATAAATTGCTGGACAAACCCATGTTAGAATATATTTATGACGCATTAGAACCCCTAAGTGTAGAAAAAATTGTAACTATCGTTGGGCATCAAAAGGATAAAGTCTTAGAGCTATATAAAAACGAGAGTCTTTTCGCTGAACAAAAAGAACAGCTTGGAACAGGACATGCCGTATTACAAGCCCAAGAATTTTTTAATGGAGATGAAGATGAAGACGTATTGATCTTATGTGGTGACACACCTCTTTTAAGCCATGTAACCCTTAAAAAACTTGTGGATTATCATAGAGAGGGCCTATACGCTGGGACTGTATTAACAGCCTATCAAGAAGATCCTAGGGGATATGGTAGAATAATTAGAAACAAAGCTAATGAAGTAGAGTTAATTGTGGAAGAGAAAGATGCCACTGCAGATCAAAAGGGTATAAAAGAAGTTAATACAGGGATTTTTGTATTCAACTCCAAGCTTCTTTTCGAATTACTACCGAAAGTAAAGAATGACAATGCCCAAGGGGAATATTATCTCCCCGATGTACTAAAGCTAATAGTAAAAAATGGACTAAAATTAGGAGCTCAAACAATGGATGAACCTAATGAAATGGCTGGGATTAATGATAGAATTAGGCTATATGAAGCCCAGCGGATCCTACAGCAAAGGGTTAATGAGAGTTGGATGCTAGAAGGAGTAACAATTATTGATCCATTAAATACTTATATTAGCACAAAAGCCAGTATAGGCCCTGATACAGTTATATATCCTATGACATTTATTGAAGGTAACACCAGTATTGGACAGGGCTGTATAATAGGGCCTAATACAAAAATAGTTAACTCCCACATATTAAATAACTCAGAAGTAACTCAGTCAACAGTGCTAGACAGTCAGGTAGGAGAGAATTGCTCTGTGGGCCCATATTCTTATTTAAGGCCGAACACAAAGGTTGGAAATAGTGTAAGGGTGGGAAATTTTGTGGAACTAAAGAATACTTCCATGGCAGATAACTCAAAGGCTGCCCATTTGGCTTACTTAGGTGACGCCCAAGTGGGTGAAAATGTAAATATTGGTTGTGGAACAATAACAGTAAACTATGATGGTAAAAATAAATTTAAAACAATTATTGAATCCGATGTTTTTGTAGGAAGTAACAGCAATCTTGTTGCACCAGTAACCCTTAAAAAAGGATCATTTATCGCTGCAGGATCTACTATAACAGATGATACTCCAGAAAATAGCCTTGCAATTGCCAGATGTAGACAAACAGTCAAGGAAAACTGGAATAAATAA